A genomic stretch from Telopea speciosissima isolate NSW1024214 ecotype Mountain lineage chromosome 7, Tspe_v1, whole genome shotgun sequence includes:
- the LOC122667522 gene encoding SUN domain-containing protein 4-like isoform X1, with protein MQRSRRALLQRRASEKAITGRKSLYYKVSLSLLAVLWVLVFLLNLWISHGDVSKDLDGSGVPVDESTWHEDELGLSKGSDSGVEFLSSETNLDDSDWSASASSAGTKHRKNEAQTSEGNGVGRSAIEEQAEVGTSGLETKAERDNPKSDRLSRAAPLGLDEFKSKAINPKGKPATGQANGVIHRLEPSGTEYNYASDSKGSKVLDFNKEAKGASNILCKDKDKYLRNPCSAEEKVVVIELSEETFVDTIEIANFEHYSSNLKDFELLGSLVYPTDNWIKLGNFTAGNVKHAQRFVLQEPKWVRYLKLNMLSHYGSEFYCTLSVLEVYGVDAVERMLEDWISVQDKPVGSEEMVAEPALVTPQPEPSEHDDLFGDLITETDESGSESSSVKREVPKGKVPDPAMGIRPQQAGRMPGDTVLKILMQKVRLLDLSLSVLERYVEELNARYGAIVKEFDNEISEKDTFLEKLRSDIKDIVDSKEVIAKDVGELIWWKSLVSLQINSLVRDNAILRSEVEKVQYNQVHMENKGLAVFLISFIFGFLSMVKLFIDVVVGLCRIQKSSKFWGKSSSWLVLLLSCSIIVLILSF; from the exons ATGCAGAGATCACGTAGAGCTCTTCTACAAAGAAGAGCTTCGGAAAAAGCCATCACTGGAAGGAAGAGCTTGTATTATAAGGTGTCTCTGTCTCTACTTGCTGTTTTATGGGTGCTTGTCTTCCTCTTAAACTTGTGGATCAGTCATGGAGATGTTTCCAAAG ATTTAGATGGATCTGGAGTTCCAGTTGATGAATCAACCTGGCATGAAGATGAGCTGGGGCTGAGCAAAGGATCTGATTCTGGAGTTGAGTTTTTGTCTTCTGAAACAAATTTGGACGACTCTGATTGGAGTGCTTCTGCATCTAGTGCTGGGACCAAGCACAGGAAAAATGAAGCACAGACTAGCGAAGGAAATGGGGTTGGTCGTTCGGCTATTGAAGAACAAGCTGAGGTGGGGACATCTGGTCTGGAAACAAAAGCAGAAAGGGATAATCCAAAGAGTGACAGGCTATCTCGTGCAGCACCACTTGGTCTTGATGAGTTCAAGAGCAAAGCAATCAACCCAAAAGGAAAGCCAGCAACTGGCCAGGCCAATGGCGTCATACACAGATTGGAGCCCAGTGGGACAGAGTACAATTATGCTTCTGACTCAAAGGGGTCAAAAGTGTTGGATTTTAATAAGGAAGCAAAAGGTGCCTCTAACATCTTGTGCAAAGACAAGGACAAGTACCTTCGCAATCCTTGCTCAGCTGAAGAGAAAGTTGTTGTCATAGAACTTTCAGAGGAAACATTTGTCGATACTATTGAAATAGCAAATTTTGAGCATTATTCGTCTAACTTAAAGGATTTTGAGCTGCTAGGCAGTTTGGTTTATCCAACGGACAACTGGATCAAGCTTGGGAATTTCACTGCTGGAAATGTCAAGCATGCACAACGGTTTGTACTTCAGGAGCCAAAGTGGGTGAGGTATCTAAAGTTGAATATGCTGAGCCATTATGGTTCAGAATTCTACTGCACACTGAGTGTTCTAGAAGTGTATGGAGTGGATGCTGTTGAGAGGATGCTGGAGGATTGGATCTCGGTTCAAGATAAGCCAGTTGGatctgaggaaatggtggctgaGCCGGCATTGGTGACTCCACAGCCAGAGCCCAGTGAACATGATGATCTTTTTGGGGATCTTATCACAGAAACTGATGAATCTGGAAGCGAAAGCTCCAGTGTGAAACGTGAAGTTCCTAAAGGTAAAGTGCCTGATCCAGCAATGGGGATTCGACCACAGCAGGCTGGAAGGATGCCTGGGGACACTGTTCTTAAAATACTGATGCAGAAAGTCCGGTTGCTGGATCTTAGTTTATCTGTTTTGGAGAGATATGTGGAAGAATTGAACGCCAGATATGGCGCTATTGTAAAAGAGTTTGACAATGAAATTTCAGAGAAAGACACATTTCTGGAGAAACTTAGATCAGATATAAAAGATATTGTAGACAGCAAGGAGGTCATT GCCAAAGATGTTGGGGAGCTCATTTGGTGGAAATCCCTTGTTTCTTTGCAAATAAATAGTTTAGTCAGAGATAATGCAATTCTCAG ATCAGAGGTTGAAAAGGTCCAGTATAATCAGGTTCACATGGAGAACAAGGGTTTAGCTGTTTTTCTTATCAGCTTCATTTTTGGGTTCCTTTCAATGGTGAAGCTATTTATAGATGTGGTGGTGGGTTTGTGTAGAATACAGAAATCTAGTAAATTTTGGGGGAAGAGCTCTTCATGGCTTGTCTTATTGCTTAGTTGTAGCATCATAGTcctcattctttctttttaa
- the LOC122667522 gene encoding SUN domain-containing protein 4-like isoform X2: protein MQRSRRALLQRRASEKAITGRKSLYYKVSLSLLAVLWVLVFLLNLWISHGDVSKDGSGVPVDESTWHEDELGLSKGSDSGVEFLSSETNLDDSDWSASASSAGTKHRKNEAQTSEGNGVGRSAIEEQAEVGTSGLETKAERDNPKSDRLSRAAPLGLDEFKSKAINPKGKPATGQANGVIHRLEPSGTEYNYASDSKGSKVLDFNKEAKGASNILCKDKDKYLRNPCSAEEKVVVIELSEETFVDTIEIANFEHYSSNLKDFELLGSLVYPTDNWIKLGNFTAGNVKHAQRFVLQEPKWVRYLKLNMLSHYGSEFYCTLSVLEVYGVDAVERMLEDWISVQDKPVGSEEMVAEPALVTPQPEPSEHDDLFGDLITETDESGSESSSVKREVPKGKVPDPAMGIRPQQAGRMPGDTVLKILMQKVRLLDLSLSVLERYVEELNARYGAIVKEFDNEISEKDTFLEKLRSDIKDIVDSKEVIAKDVGELIWWKSLVSLQINSLVRDNAILRSEVEKVQYNQVHMENKGLAVFLISFIFGFLSMVKLFIDVVVGLCRIQKSSKFWGKSSSWLVLLLSCSIIVLILSF from the exons ATGCAGAGATCACGTAGAGCTCTTCTACAAAGAAGAGCTTCGGAAAAAGCCATCACTGGAAGGAAGAGCTTGTATTATAAGGTGTCTCTGTCTCTACTTGCTGTTTTATGGGTGCTTGTCTTCCTCTTAAACTTGTGGATCAGTCATGGAGATGTTTCCAAAG ATGGATCTGGAGTTCCAGTTGATGAATCAACCTGGCATGAAGATGAGCTGGGGCTGAGCAAAGGATCTGATTCTGGAGTTGAGTTTTTGTCTTCTGAAACAAATTTGGACGACTCTGATTGGAGTGCTTCTGCATCTAGTGCTGGGACCAAGCACAGGAAAAATGAAGCACAGACTAGCGAAGGAAATGGGGTTGGTCGTTCGGCTATTGAAGAACAAGCTGAGGTGGGGACATCTGGTCTGGAAACAAAAGCAGAAAGGGATAATCCAAAGAGTGACAGGCTATCTCGTGCAGCACCACTTGGTCTTGATGAGTTCAAGAGCAAAGCAATCAACCCAAAAGGAAAGCCAGCAACTGGCCAGGCCAATGGCGTCATACACAGATTGGAGCCCAGTGGGACAGAGTACAATTATGCTTCTGACTCAAAGGGGTCAAAAGTGTTGGATTTTAATAAGGAAGCAAAAGGTGCCTCTAACATCTTGTGCAAAGACAAGGACAAGTACCTTCGCAATCCTTGCTCAGCTGAAGAGAAAGTTGTTGTCATAGAACTTTCAGAGGAAACATTTGTCGATACTATTGAAATAGCAAATTTTGAGCATTATTCGTCTAACTTAAAGGATTTTGAGCTGCTAGGCAGTTTGGTTTATCCAACGGACAACTGGATCAAGCTTGGGAATTTCACTGCTGGAAATGTCAAGCATGCACAACGGTTTGTACTTCAGGAGCCAAAGTGGGTGAGGTATCTAAAGTTGAATATGCTGAGCCATTATGGTTCAGAATTCTACTGCACACTGAGTGTTCTAGAAGTGTATGGAGTGGATGCTGTTGAGAGGATGCTGGAGGATTGGATCTCGGTTCAAGATAAGCCAGTTGGatctgaggaaatggtggctgaGCCGGCATTGGTGACTCCACAGCCAGAGCCCAGTGAACATGATGATCTTTTTGGGGATCTTATCACAGAAACTGATGAATCTGGAAGCGAAAGCTCCAGTGTGAAACGTGAAGTTCCTAAAGGTAAAGTGCCTGATCCAGCAATGGGGATTCGACCACAGCAGGCTGGAAGGATGCCTGGGGACACTGTTCTTAAAATACTGATGCAGAAAGTCCGGTTGCTGGATCTTAGTTTATCTGTTTTGGAGAGATATGTGGAAGAATTGAACGCCAGATATGGCGCTATTGTAAAAGAGTTTGACAATGAAATTTCAGAGAAAGACACATTTCTGGAGAAACTTAGATCAGATATAAAAGATATTGTAGACAGCAAGGAGGTCATT GCCAAAGATGTTGGGGAGCTCATTTGGTGGAAATCCCTTGTTTCTTTGCAAATAAATAGTTTAGTCAGAGATAATGCAATTCTCAG ATCAGAGGTTGAAAAGGTCCAGTATAATCAGGTTCACATGGAGAACAAGGGTTTAGCTGTTTTTCTTATCAGCTTCATTTTTGGGTTCCTTTCAATGGTGAAGCTATTTATAGATGTGGTGGTGGGTTTGTGTAGAATACAGAAATCTAGTAAATTTTGGGGGAAGAGCTCTTCATGGCTTGTCTTATTGCTTAGTTGTAGCATCATAGTcctcattctttctttttaa
- the LOC122667523 gene encoding transcription termination factor MTERF5, chloroplastic: MRAFSSIHCIKPSLLPRRFPSFTRTYLSLPKQLFICRAKSAESSADGSISFRTVPSTLLIAEKEEAKAVLTLFLKKQGLSNAIATRIANKSDLFIDHLLSRLHSVHKSRYLVGRELTTLEIRDALIPYLESFLEEHGDFLVTMVENFPDPPGKERPINPASPSNSTINSMKLKAMAQVSEIIPEGQLPPRVIYLLDLGMEMDQIKGMTRRFPAFVHYSLEGKIMPLVEFLLNLGIPKSAIPTILNKRPQLCGMSISENLIPSMTYLENLGVDKSQWAKVIQRFPALLTYSRQKLTASVDFFKELGLSAESIGKILTRCPHIISYSVEENLRPTAEYFQSMGVDVAVLLHRSPQTFGLSIENNLKPVTEFFLERGYSMGDVRTMVSRYGALYTFSLKGNLIPKWDFFISMYYPQSELVKFPQYFGYSLEERIKPRYARVQECEVRLLLNQLLSLSDSQFKEALKKKMKRSLDG, from the exons ATGAGGGCTTTCTCCTCCATCCACTGCATTAAGCCCTCACTTTTACCAAGAAGGTTTCCATCTTTCACAAG GACGTATCTTTCTCTTCCCAAACAACTCTTCATCTGCCGAGCAAAGTCTG CCGAATCCAGTGCAGATGGATCTATCAGCTTTCGAACAGTTCCTTCAACCCTGCTGAttgcagaaaaagaagaggcTAAAGCGGTATTGACCTTGTTCTTGAAAAAGCAGGGTTTGAGCAATGCAATTGCAACAAGGATAGCCAACAAGTCAGACCTCTTCATCGACCACCTTCTGTCAAGGCTCCATTCTGTCCATAAGTCCCGATATCTAGTAG GAAGAGAGCTTACCACCCTTGAGATCAGGGATGCTCTTATCCCATATCTTGAATCCTTCCTTGAAGAACATGGAGATTTTCTGGTTACTATGGTTGAAAACTTTCCAGATCCACCTGGGAAAGAAAGGCCTATCAATCCTGCTTCTCCAAGCAATTCAACTATCAATTCCATGAAATTAAAGGCCATGGCACAAGTGAGTGAGATAATCCCTGAGGGGCAGCTTCCCCCAAGAGTAATCTACCTCTTGGACCTTGGGATGGAAATGGATCAGATCAAGGGAATGACCCGCAGGTTCCCTGCTTTTGTTCACTACAGCTTAGAGGGGAAAATCATGCCACTGGTTGAGTTTCTGCTCAACCTTGGTATACCCAAATCGGCCATCCCCACCATCCTTAATAAAAGGCCTCAGTTGTGTGGTATGAGCATCTCTGAAAACCTTATACCTTCAATGACATACTTGGAGAATTTAGGAGTGGACAAAAGCCAGTGGGCAAAGGTAATACAGCGTTTCCCTGCACTGCTCACTTATAGCAGGCAGAAGTTGACGGCAAGTGTAGATTTCTTCAAGGAATTGGGCCTTTCTGCAGAAAGCATAGGGAAGATTCTTACACGCTGCCCACACATTATAAGTTACAGCGTCGAAGAAAATCTACGGCCAACAGCTGAGTACTTCCAGTCAATGGGTGTTGACGTCGCTGTTCTACTCCACCGCTCACCACAGACATTTGGTCTAAGCATTGAGAACAATTTGAAGCCCGTGACAGAGTTTTTCTTGGAGAGGGGATACAGCATGGGGGATGTCAGAACCATGGTTTCGAGATATGGAGCTCTGTATACTTTCAGCCTCAAAGGGAATTTGATACCAAAATGGGATTTCTTCATATCCATGTATTATCCACAGTCAGAGCTTGTTAAATTCCCTCAGTATTTTGGCTACAGTTTGGAGGAGAGGATTAAACCAAGGTATGCTCGGGTGCAAGAATGTGAAGTAAGATTATTGTTGAACCAACTcctctctctttcggattcTCAATTCAAAGAggccttgaagaagaagatgaagagaagtCTTGATGGTTAG